One Fusobacterium nucleatum genomic window carries:
- the ilvC gene encoding ketol-acid reductoisomerase: protein MAGNILGTTVYYDADCNLQKLVGKKITVLGYGSQGHAHALNLKENGMDVTIGLRKDSKTWKVAEEAGFVVKETGEAVKDADVVMVLIPDEIQGDTYTNSIVPNLKKGAYLGFGHGFNIHFKKIQPREDINVFMVAPKGPGHLVRRTFQEGSGVPCLIAVYQDPSGDTKDIALAWASGIGGGRSGILETTFKQETETDLFGEQAVLCGGVTELIKTGFEVLTEAGYDPVNAYFECLHEMKLIVDLIYEGGLAKMRHSISNTAEYGDFLTGPKIVTADTKKAMKEVLADIQSGKFADEFLADSKAGQPFLKAHREAASEHQIEKVGQELRKLMPWIK, encoded by the coding sequence ATGGCAGGAAATATTTTAGGAACAACTGTTTATTATGATGCAGATTGTAATTTACAAAAATTAGTAGGAAAGAAAATCACAGTTTTAGGTTATGGTTCACAAGGACATGCTCATGCACTTAACTTAAAAGAAAATGGAATGGATGTTACTATTGGGCTTAGAAAAGATTCTAAGACTTGGAAAGTTGCTGAAGAAGCAGGTTTTGTTGTAAAAGAAACTGGGGAAGCAGTTAAAGATGCAGATGTAGTTATGGTATTAATACCTGATGAAATTCAAGGAGATACTTACACTAATAGCATAGTTCCAAACTTAAAGAAAGGTGCTTACCTTGGATTTGGACATGGATTTAACATTCATTTCAAAAAAATTCAACCAAGAGAAGATATAAATGTATTTATGGTTGCTCCAAAGGGCCCTGGGCATTTAGTTAGAAGAACTTTCCAAGAAGGAAGTGGAGTTCCTTGTTTGATAGCTGTATATCAAGATCCTAGTGGAGATACAAAAGATATTGCTCTTGCTTGGGCTTCTGGTATTGGCGGAGGAAGATCAGGAATACTTGAAACTACATTTAAACAAGAAACTGAAACAGATTTATTTGGAGAACAAGCTGTTCTTTGTGGAGGAGTTACAGAGCTTATCAAAACTGGATTTGAAGTTCTAACTGAAGCTGGATATGATCCAGTAAATGCTTACTTTGAATGTTTACACGAAATGAAATTAATTGTTGATTTAATTTATGAAGGAGGACTTGCAAAAATGAGACACTCTATCTCTAACACAGCAGAATATGGAGATTTCTTAACAGGTCCAAAAATTGTAACTGCTGACACAAAGAAAGCAATGAAAGAAGTTTTAGCAGATATCCAATCTGGTAAATTTGCTGATGAATTTTTAGCAGACTCAAAAGCAGGACAACCTTTCTTAAAAGCTCATAGAGAAGCTGCAAGTGAACATCAAATTGAAAAGGTAGGACAAGAATTAAGAAAATTAATGCCTTGGATTAAATAG
- a CDS encoding ATP-binding cassette domain-containing protein has translation MEKILSYKNVSFKRDGREILKNINWEIKEGENWTLIGLNGSGKSTLLSMIPAYTFATKGEVSVFDKKFGTCVWAEIKEKVGFVSSTLNNFSDRLNNQSLIDIVLSGKYNSIGIYQEITQKDREKANNIIKDFKLSHLKLNKFGTLSQGEQRKTLLARAFMNSPSLLILDEPCSGLDIKAREIFLKSLEENSKNINAIPFIYVTHQIEEIIPSISHVAILDNGEIVAQGNKYEVLTDENLSKLYEIDVKIEWSNNRPWLIVK, from the coding sequence ATGGAAAAAATTTTATCTTATAAAAATGTTTCTTTTAAAAGAGATGGTAGAGAAATTTTAAAAAATATAAATTGGGAAATAAAAGAAGGAGAAAACTGGACTTTAATTGGATTAAATGGTTCAGGTAAATCAACACTTTTATCTATGATACCTGCATATACTTTTGCAACAAAAGGAGAAGTTTCTGTTTTTGATAAAAAATTTGGAACTTGTGTTTGGGCAGAGATTAAAGAAAAAGTTGGTTTTGTCAGTTCTACTTTAAATAATTTTTCAGATAGATTAAATAATCAATCTTTAATAGATATTGTTCTATCTGGAAAATATAACTCAATAGGTATCTATCAAGAGATAACTCAAAAAGATAGAGAAAAAGCAAATAATATTATAAAAGATTTTAAACTATCTCATTTAAAACTAAATAAATTTGGCACTCTATCACAAGGTGAACAAAGAAAAACTTTACTTGCAAGAGCCTTTATGAATAGCCCATCTCTTTTGATATTAGATGAGCCTTGTTCTGGCTTAGATATAAAAGCAAGGGAAATATTTTTAAAAAGTTTAGAAGAAAATTCTAAAAATATAAATGCTATACCATTTATCTATGTAACTCATCAAATAGAAGAGATTATACCTTCTATAAGTCATGTGGCTATACTTGATAATGGAGAAATTGTAGCACAGGGAAATAAATATGAAGTTTTAACTGATGAAAATTTATCAAAACTTTATGAAATAGATGTAAAAATTGAATGGTCTAATAATAGACCTTGGCTAATTGTAAAATAA